The Pseudanabaena galeata CCNP1313 genome includes a region encoding these proteins:
- a CDS encoding Cif family virulence factor — protein sequence MAVATLAPIANPAMAAQSSKPAPAELENIVFALDKAASKQDIETVMKYYAPTFNHSDGLTRDRYKQTLSELWQRYKNITYRTEISKWEKQGDLITAETVTMVQGMRGAENDNFKLDARLISTQTYKNINGQLQVVSQQVLAEQSSLSTGDAPPPVKLKMPELIGVGRQYVLDAIVTEPLGTSLLLGAAIEEPVEAKNYLNENMINLRPLRAGGLFKIGQAPFSSGDRWVSVVLVRESGITITSQRLRVSKDFTGNQYTPLPEPDTTPSRVRPRPNNNQTL from the coding sequence GTGGCAGTTGCAACGCTTGCGCCGATCGCCAATCCTGCGATGGCTGCCCAATCATCGAAACCTGCCCCTGCTGAACTGGAAAATATCGTATTTGCGCTGGACAAAGCCGCCAGTAAGCAAGATATTGAAACAGTGATGAAATATTATGCTCCAACTTTTAATCATTCCGATGGGCTAACCCGCGATCGCTACAAGCAGACTTTGAGCGAACTCTGGCAACGCTATAAAAACATTACCTATCGCACCGAAATCTCCAAATGGGAAAAACAAGGCGACTTGATTACTGCGGAAACAGTAACGATGGTGCAAGGGATGCGTGGGGCTGAGAATGACAACTTCAAGTTAGATGCAAGGTTGATTTCGACGCAGACCTATAAAAATATCAATGGACAGCTTCAGGTTGTATCGCAGCAAGTTTTAGCAGAACAGTCTTCGCTGAGCACGGGTGATGCACCACCGCCCGTTAAACTGAAAATGCCTGAACTAATAGGCGTAGGTCGGCAGTATGTCCTTGATGCGATCGTCACCGAGCCACTTGGGACAAGTTTATTGCTAGGGGCGGCGATCGAGGAACCTGTCGAAGCGAAGAATTATCTAAATGAAAACATGATCAATCTGCGTCCATTGCGTGCAGGTGGACTATTCAAAATTGGTCAGGCTCCTTTTTCGTCAGGCGATCGCTGGGTTTCGGTAGTGTTGGTACGTGAGTCGGGCATTACGATCACTAGCCAGCGCTTGCGAGTTAGCAAAGATTTCACGGGCAATCAATATACTCCTTTACCTGAGCCAGATACGACTCCTAGCCGTGTCCGTCCACGCCCTAACAATAATCAAACCCTCTAA
- a CDS encoding creatininase family protein — MNYFPDHRYFAYLTSPAIASMPDKQNAVIIQPMGAIEQHGAHLPLIVDAAISIGVLAKALEKLDPAIPAYALPPLYYGKSNEHSTFAGTITMRSQTMLAVLTDIAESVYRAGFRKLALMNSHGGQPQILEIIARDLHDKYPDFAIFPLFTWRVPNVAKDLLTEKELEFGIHGGDAETSLMLALLPEQVQMDKAVTEYPYGLPEHSLLSMESANPFAWVMRDLTKSGVLGDAKAATLEKGEKILDSLVDGWVQLIEDIYKFEQPKAYGNHLL, encoded by the coding sequence ATGAATTATTTTCCTGATCATCGATATTTTGCTTACCTTACGTCACCCGCGATCGCCTCAATGCCAGACAAGCAAAATGCGGTGATTATCCAACCCATGGGGGCGATCGAGCAGCATGGCGCACATTTACCGTTGATTGTCGATGCGGCGATTAGTATTGGCGTGCTAGCAAAGGCTTTAGAAAAATTAGACCCAGCCATTCCCGCCTATGCTTTGCCCCCTCTGTACTATGGCAAATCGAATGAGCATAGTACTTTTGCGGGTACAATTACGATGCGATCGCAGACAATGTTGGCAGTCTTAACCGATATTGCCGAAAGTGTCTATCGAGCAGGATTTCGGAAGTTGGCTCTGATGAATTCTCACGGGGGGCAGCCGCAGATTTTGGAAATAATTGCTCGTGATCTCCATGATAAATATCCTGATTTTGCGATTTTTCCACTTTTTACATGGCGCGTTCCCAATGTGGCTAAGGATTTATTGACTGAAAAGGAATTAGAATTTGGAATTCATGGTGGTGATGCTGAAACCAGTCTAATGTTGGCGCTTTTGCCTGAACAGGTACAAATGGACAAGGCAGTTACCGAATATCCCTATGGATTACCTGAGCATAGTTTACTCAGTATGGAATCGGCAAACCCTTTTGCTTGGGTAATGCGTGATTTGACGAAAAGCGGCGTATTGGGGGATGCTAAAGCGGCGACCCTAGAAAAAGGTGAAAAGATTCTTGATTCTTTAGTTGATGGTTGGGTGCAATTGATCGAAGATATTTATAAATTTGAGCAACCGAAGGCGTATGGCAATCATCTCCTCTAA
- a CDS encoding MerR family transcriptional regulator, giving the protein MLKIGDFSKLSQVTIKALRLYDEMGLLKPISVDRFTAYRFYSATQLPRLNRILAFKDLGFSLEQISQLLNEEISPEQMRGMLRLKQADLQQQIEQEQGRLVRVAARLKQIEQEDVMSDYEVVIKKFEPITVASIREVLPNYAAIAKLFQELYQYLAQQGVTKFEYDAGIWHDSGYRESDIDGEAVVSVPTSVKGTDRIKVYELQGYEAIACVVHHGSYSTLNNGYQHLLTWIENNGYRCIGANREFYIQGGAELDNESYITEIQFPIEKI; this is encoded by the coding sequence ATGCTCAAAATTGGAGATTTTTCTAAACTCAGTCAGGTGACTATTAAAGCCCTACGCCTCTATGACGAAATGGGTTTACTTAAGCCAATCTCCGTCGATCGCTTTACGGCATATCGCTTTTATTCGGCGACTCAATTACCGAGACTCAATCGTATCCTCGCCTTCAAAGACTTGGGATTCTCTTTAGAGCAAATTTCTCAACTGCTCAATGAAGAGATTTCTCCTGAACAGATGCGCGGAATGTTACGACTGAAGCAAGCTGATTTGCAACAGCAGATTGAGCAGGAACAAGGGCGATTGGTGAGAGTAGCAGCCCGTCTTAAACAAATAGAACAGGAGGATGTTATGTCTGATTACGAAGTTGTGATTAAGAAATTTGAACCGATTACAGTTGCTTCAATCCGCGAGGTTTTGCCTAATTATGCGGCGATCGCTAAGCTCTTTCAAGAGCTATATCAGTATCTCGCGCAGCAAGGCGTTACTAAGTTTGAGTATGATGCGGGGATCTGGCATGACTCTGGATATAGGGAGAGCGATATCGATGGTGAGGCAGTTGTGTCTGTGCCTACTTCGGTCAAAGGGACCGATCGCATTAAGGTCTATGAGCTTCAGGGATATGAGGCGATCGCCTGTGTGGTTCATCATGGTAGCTACAGCACTCTTAATAATGGTTATCAACATCTGCTAACTTGGATTGAGAATAATGGCTATCGCTGCATCGGAGCAAACCGTGAGTTCTATATCCAAGGTGGGGCTGAGTTAGATAATGAATCTTACATTACTGAGATTCAATTCCCAATCGAGAAAATTTAA
- the ruvB gene encoding Holliday junction branch migration DNA helicase RuvB, whose translation MAIISSKPSPNPEGDRLANQVDPPNPSAAIPEKTSDKKSTSRSSKKSAKKEVTSPEMQQALDLLQAEATPEEKLEDQLAKDTPTQFSGDINIRPKNLEDYIGQKDLKELLHIAIAAAKSRSSALDHLLLYGPPGLGKTSLALIIAQEMGVQCKITSAPALERPRDVAGLLVSLQQGDILFIDEIHRLPSVTEEILYPAMEDYRLDITIGKGQGARIRSVQLNKFTLIGATTRIGALSSPLRDRFGFVQHFRFYEQDELTQIVSRSAKILETPIHDDGAIAIAARSRGTPRIANRLLKRVRDYAEVKAKGEQITGAIAESALELFNVDPKGLDWIDRKLLTVLIENFNGGPAGLDTLAAATGEDAHTIEEVYEPYLLQIGYINRTPRGRVATAAAWKHLGYSVQTAIASLL comes from the coding sequence ATGGCAATCATCTCCTCTAAACCAAGTCCCAATCCTGAAGGCGATCGCCTTGCGAATCAGGTTGACCCTCCAAATCCATCGGCAGCAATTCCTGAAAAGACATCGGATAAAAAATCAACCTCCCGATCGTCTAAGAAATCCGCTAAAAAAGAAGTAACATCGCCCGAAATGCAGCAGGCATTAGATTTACTGCAAGCAGAAGCAACGCCAGAGGAAAAACTAGAAGATCAACTAGCAAAAGATACTCCCACTCAATTTTCGGGTGACATCAATATTCGTCCCAAAAATCTCGAAGACTACATTGGACAGAAAGATTTAAAAGAACTGCTTCATATTGCGATCGCGGCGGCGAAGTCACGGTCATCCGCTCTCGATCATTTGCTGTTATATGGCCCTCCTGGATTAGGGAAAACTTCTCTTGCGCTGATCATCGCTCAAGAGATGGGCGTGCAATGTAAAATCACCTCGGCTCCAGCCCTAGAGCGACCCCGTGATGTGGCAGGTTTGTTGGTTTCTCTGCAACAGGGAGACATTCTCTTTATTGATGAAATCCATCGTTTACCGAGCGTGACCGAGGAGATTCTCTATCCTGCGATGGAAGATTATCGCCTAGATATTACGATTGGGAAAGGTCAAGGAGCGAGGATTCGCAGTGTGCAGTTAAATAAATTTACACTGATTGGGGCAACTACGAGAATAGGGGCTTTGTCTTCGCCATTGCGCGATCGCTTTGGCTTTGTGCAGCATTTTCGCTTTTATGAGCAGGATGAACTAACACAGATTGTCTCTCGCAGTGCCAAGATCCTTGAGACTCCAATCCATGATGATGGCGCGATCGCGATCGCCGCCCGATCAAGGGGTACGCCTCGGATTGCCAATCGTCTTTTAAAGAGAGTGCGGGACTATGCTGAAGTTAAGGCTAAGGGTGAACAGATTACAGGGGCGATCGCCGAATCAGCTCTGGAATTATTCAATGTTGATCCCAAAGGACTTGATTGGATTGATCGCAAATTGTTAACGGTGTTAATTGAGAACTTTAACGGCGGCCCCGCAGGTTTGGATACCTTGGCGGCGGCGACGGGTGAGGATGCCCATACAATTGAAGAAGTGTATGAGCCGTATTTATTGCAGATTGGCTATATCAATCGCACGCCTCGCGGTCGAGTGGCTACGGCGGCAGCATGGAAGCATTTAGGTTATTCTGTGCAAACGGCGATCGCGAGTTTGTTATAG
- a CDS encoding bifunctional orotidine-5'-phosphate decarboxylase/orotate phosphoribosyltransferase produces the protein MSFASKLRTAIATNQSILCLGLDPNPEVMPDKYKARYDSEMKSGAYPDHAAYLWEWMNFIIQSTADLVCAYKPTLGFYTALGAGGLELLAKTLAAIPPEIPIILDAKHADLNSSTVMAKTAFEQWGVDAITLSPYVGQDLAARFLMYPDKAIFVSCYSSNTTAQDFQEYPNPEQPLYLNVVQNCQAWAGMDNLALEIGAANPEALAKVRSLAPERLILARSIWANSQGSGQRIENLAAILNAGLDANGGGLILPVNQDALAIGEPAQLVRSLRDEVNQAIALTKHQRPTCDLWMPNVCLLDQAGHPHANLILQLFDIGCITFEETVQASGQIFPYYIDLRRIISNPQVFDAVIGTYAEILQDLKFDRIAGIPYGSLPTASGLALRLNFPLIFPRKEVKAYGARRLIEGNYEAGETIVVVDDILISGKSAIEGAQKIESCGLKVCDIVVFIDHESGVCDRLQKSGYSPHAVLKISEINETLYQSGRITEKQFIALSHS, from the coding sequence ATGAGCTTTGCCTCAAAACTCAGGACTGCGATCGCTACTAATCAGAGCATTTTATGTTTGGGACTTGATCCAAATCCTGAAGTGATGCCTGACAAGTACAAGGCAAGATATGACTCGGAAATGAAGTCTGGCGCATATCCCGATCACGCTGCCTATCTGTGGGAATGGATGAACTTTATCATTCAATCCACGGCTGATCTGGTCTGTGCCTATAAGCCAACTTTAGGATTTTATACAGCGTTAGGGGCGGGCGGATTAGAGCTACTAGCCAAGACCTTAGCCGCTATTCCTCCAGAGATTCCGATCATTCTTGATGCTAAACATGCGGATCTCAATAGCAGCACAGTGATGGCAAAGACTGCCTTCGAGCAGTGGGGTGTGGATGCGATTACTTTGAGTCCTTATGTGGGACAAGATTTGGCGGCACGATTTTTGATGTATCCCGATAAAGCCATTTTTGTGAGTTGCTATTCATCGAATACAACTGCTCAAGATTTTCAAGAATATCCCAATCCAGAGCAGCCCTTATATCTAAATGTGGTGCAAAACTGTCAAGCTTGGGCAGGAATGGATAATTTAGCCCTAGAGATTGGAGCGGCAAATCCTGAAGCTTTGGCAAAGGTGCGATCGCTGGCTCCTGAGCGCTTAATCTTAGCGAGAAGTATCTGGGCAAATAGTCAAGGCAGTGGTCAGCGCATCGAAAACTTAGCGGCTATTCTCAATGCTGGGCTAGATGCCAATGGTGGTGGCTTAATTTTGCCTGTGAATCAAGATGCGCTGGCGATCGGTGAACCCGCACAATTAGTGCGATCGCTACGGGATGAGGTCAATCAAGCGATCGCTTTGACTAAGCATCAGCGTCCCACCTGCGATCTATGGATGCCCAATGTTTGTTTGCTCGATCAAGCAGGACATCCCCATGCCAATCTGATCTTGCAGTTGTTTGATATTGGCTGCATTACCTTTGAAGAAACCGTGCAAGCCTCTGGTCAAATTTTCCCCTATTACATCGATTTACGGCGAATTATTTCCAATCCTCAAGTATTTGATGCGGTAATCGGCACATATGCCGAGATCTTGCAAGATCTGAAATTTGATCGCATTGCAGGGATTCCCTACGGCTCATTACCTACAGCTTCGGGGCTAGCATTGCGTTTAAATTTCCCATTAATTTTTCCGCGTAAGGAGGTGAAAGCCTATGGAGCCAGACGCTTGATTGAAGGCAATTATGAAGCTGGTGAAACTATAGTTGTAGTTGATGATATTTTGATTTCGGGCAAGAGTGCGATCGAGGGGGCGCAAAAAATTGAAAGCTGCGGCCTAAAGGTCTGTGATATCGTCGTATTTATCGATCATGAGTCGGGAGTATGCGATCGCCTCCAAAAAAGTGGATATTCACCCCATGCGGTGTTAAAAATCTCTGAAATAAATGAGACACTATACCAATCTGGGCGTATAACTGAGAAACAATTTATTGCTTTATCGCATTCTTAA
- a CDS encoding diguanylate cyclase domain-containing protein — MQKPKLPKNESDRLEALNRYHILDTLPEQEYDDLTRLAAEICGTPIALISLIDRDRQWFKSKVGLDVSETSRDISFCGHAVADSAFLNVPDTTQDARFADNPLVAKDPSIRFYAGMPLKTSDNFTLGTLCVIDQQPRNLTEKQIRQLESLSRLVISLLELRRSNATRKAVEDALDEQYKQEVLLAEITQRIRQSLNLDAIFQIAAQELRQSMNADRIGIFKFDPDSNCCDGEFVSESVIAGFDSVIALKIHDHCFGDQYASYYKEGRIQVINNINEAGLTDCHQDILQRFQVVSNLVVPIIQIENLWGLLCIHQCSAPRHWQDSEINFARRIASQLEIAIKQASLFELLEQDLLEREKEADARKILLAELQESESRYRSVITSMSEGIVLQQADGQITACNESAEKILGLSADQMRGLKSVDFERTTIREDGSIFLSEDHPAMVTLRTGQPQINVIMGICKEDRPTRWISINSQPLCHPEQTAPYAVVASFTDITEKKSAQEMLKIEAELAHVRSLTDGLTQVANRRCFDDRLQTEWQRSVREKQSLSLIFLDIDYFKLYNDCYGHQAGDTCLIQVAQTAASQLKRPADLFARYGGEEFVVILPNTDMKGAIAVVELIQHAIHDLKIPHEASKVSPNVTISLGIASIIPTQEQSLEDLIAIADKNLYQAKQQGRDRFYC; from the coding sequence ATGCAGAAACCTAAACTCCCTAAAAATGAAAGCGATCGCCTAGAAGCTCTCAATCGCTACCATATTCTTGATACCTTACCAGAACAAGAATATGACGACTTGACGCGACTAGCTGCGGAGATTTGTGGCACTCCGATCGCCTTAATATCATTAATTGATCGTGATCGACAATGGTTTAAGTCAAAAGTGGGTTTGGATGTGTCGGAAACGTCACGCGATATCTCCTTTTGTGGTCATGCAGTTGCCGATAGTGCCTTCTTAAATGTTCCTGATACAACCCAAGATGCTCGTTTTGCTGACAATCCTCTGGTGGCAAAAGATCCGAGTATTCGCTTTTATGCGGGTATGCCCTTAAAGACATCAGATAATTTTACTCTAGGGACTTTGTGTGTCATCGATCAACAGCCTAGAAATCTGACCGAAAAACAAATTCGACAATTAGAATCTCTCAGTCGGCTAGTGATTAGCCTGTTGGAATTGCGCCGCAGTAATGCAACTCGCAAAGCAGTAGAAGATGCGTTAGATGAACAATATAAACAGGAAGTCTTGCTTGCAGAAATCACCCAAAGAATTAGGCAATCTCTTAATTTAGATGCTATTTTCCAAATTGCCGCTCAAGAACTTCGTCAATCTATGAATGCAGATCGCATCGGTATATTTAAGTTCGATCCAGATTCTAACTGCTGCGACGGAGAATTCGTATCTGAATCTGTAATAGCAGGATTTGATTCGGTAATCGCATTGAAGATCCATGATCATTGCTTTGGCGATCAATATGCTTCGTATTATAAAGAAGGTCGCATACAGGTTATAAATAACATTAACGAAGCGGGACTCACAGACTGTCATCAAGATATTTTACAGCGATTTCAAGTTGTTTCTAATTTAGTAGTCCCCATCATACAGATAGAGAATTTGTGGGGTTTGCTCTGTATTCACCAATGTTCAGCACCACGTCATTGGCAAGACTCCGAGATTAATTTTGCAAGGCGAATTGCTAGCCAGTTAGAGATAGCCATTAAACAAGCCAGCTTATTTGAACTGTTAGAACAAGATCTCTTAGAACGAGAAAAGGAAGCCGACGCTAGAAAAATTCTACTGGCAGAACTTCAAGAAAGTGAATCCCGATATCGTTCAGTCATTACCAGTATGTCTGAAGGCATCGTATTGCAACAGGCCGACGGGCAAATTACTGCTTGTAATGAAAGCGCGGAAAAGATCTTGGGATTATCCGCAGATCAGATGCGAGGGCTTAAGTCCGTTGATTTTGAAAGAACGACAATTCGAGAGGATGGCTCGATTTTTTTGAGTGAAGATCATCCCGCTATGGTTACGCTCAGAACTGGACAACCACAAATCAACGTAATTATGGGAATCTGTAAGGAAGACCGTCCGACAAGATGGATATCGATTAATTCCCAACCTTTATGTCATCCCGAGCAGACAGCCCCTTATGCTGTAGTAGCTTCTTTTACCGATATCACAGAAAAAAAATCAGCTCAAGAAATGCTAAAAATTGAAGCGGAGTTAGCTCATGTTAGATCTTTAACTGATGGATTAACTCAAGTTGCTAATCGGCGCTGTTTTGATGATCGCTTACAAACAGAATGGCAACGTTCAGTAAGAGAAAAACAAAGTCTTTCCCTAATTTTCTTAGATATTGATTATTTCAAACTCTACAATGATTGCTATGGACATCAAGCAGGAGATACTTGCTTAATTCAAGTCGCACAAACTGCCGCTAGTCAACTCAAACGTCCTGCGGATCTTTTTGCCCGATATGGAGGCGAAGAGTTTGTGGTGATTCTACCCAATACGGATATGAAAGGTGCGATCGCCGTTGTCGAATTAATCCAACATGCTATTCATGATTTAAAAATTCCTCACGAGGCCTCTAAAGTCAGTCCTAATGTGACAATTAGCTTAGGTATTGCCAGCATCATTCCCACTCAAGAACAATCTCTTGAAGATCTCATCGCGATCGCCGACAAAAATCTCTATCAGGCAAAACAACAAGGACGAGATCGTTTTTATTGTTAG
- a CDS encoding phosphorylase family protein: MPCAVILTALRVEYLAVRTHLSNLREETHPQGNVYQRGSFIANEQSWEVGIAEVGVGNVSAAIEAERAISYFNPDILFFVGIAGGIKDKDVSIGDVVVATKVYGFESGKSENQFLTRPSLCQSSHALVQRAKAEARKDEWLQRLSRIPIQQPRVFVESIAAGEKVVASRESEIFQFLRTSYNDVIAVEMEGFGFLSAAFAYPNIKAIVVRGISDLVKDKNDDSVEPEQVRQERASLHASAFAFEILANFTQADQGNITPNSNTLNHAPVEQVILGDLNVKRNNLGSQITNSEQEMKENQGLAKPKIFISYSHQDSQIADNIVSALDSLGLSVWLDRREIKLGDSFLEKMNQGLGSANYVLVLFSNSALKSQWVTREWMSSLASQSTIIIPILLENGAIPPLLKDIIYINFVTDPQKGLKELTEFFQREFSAAFAPQSRRGNDATTILLQSAKLREIRLVAQKCMVQKDFLAFLFDEDIDQDEIGGDSLNERLINLLHHTKTQGTLRDFLVWLSREKGRCVEHQLKLIREENLI, encoded by the coding sequence ATGCCATGTGCAGTGATCCTTACTGCTCTCCGTGTCGAGTATTTAGCAGTTCGTACCCATCTAAGTAATTTACGGGAAGAGACTCACCCACAAGGAAATGTTTATCAACGAGGAAGTTTTATTGCTAACGAGCAGTCATGGGAAGTAGGAATTGCTGAGGTTGGCGTTGGTAATGTAAGTGCTGCCATAGAAGCAGAGCGGGCGATCTCTTACTTTAACCCTGATATTCTATTCTTCGTGGGAATTGCTGGCGGAATTAAGGATAAGGATGTGTCCATTGGTGATGTGGTGGTAGCAACAAAAGTTTATGGCTTTGAGTCAGGAAAGTCGGAAAACCAGTTTTTAACACGCCCATCTTTATGTCAGTCAAGCCATGCATTGGTGCAACGAGCTAAAGCAGAGGCAAGGAAAGACGAATGGTTACAACGCTTATCTAGAATTCCTATTCAACAACCTCGTGTATTTGTAGAATCTATCGCTGCGGGGGAGAAAGTTGTTGCTTCTAGGGAGTCAGAAATTTTCCAGTTTCTAAGAACGAGTTATAACGATGTGATCGCTGTTGAAATGGAAGGATTTGGCTTCCTGAGTGCAGCCTTTGCTTATCCAAATATCAAAGCAATCGTAGTTCGTGGTATATCTGATTTAGTTAAGGACAAAAACGATGATTCGGTCGAACCTGAGCAGGTTCGACAAGAAAGAGCTTCTCTTCATGCTAGCGCATTTGCATTTGAAATTTTGGCAAATTTTACACAAGCCGATCAGGGTAATATTACACCTAATAGCAATACGTTAAATCATGCACCAGTTGAGCAAGTTATATTAGGTGACCTTAATGTGAAGAGAAATAACCTTGGATCTCAAATTACTAATTCGGAGCAAGAAATGAAAGAAAATCAGGGTTTGGCAAAGCCAAAAATCTTTATTAGCTACTCACATCAAGATTCACAAATTGCAGATAATATAGTTAGCGCTTTAGATAGCCTTGGTCTTTCTGTATGGCTAGATCGACGGGAAATTAAACTGGGTGATTCGTTCTTAGAAAAGATGAATCAAGGACTTGGAAGTGCTAACTATGTTTTGGTGTTGTTTTCAAACTCAGCACTGAAATCTCAATGGGTTACTCGTGAGTGGATGTCAAGTTTGGCAAGCCAGAGTACAATTATAATTCCAATACTTTTAGAAAATGGAGCGATACCTCCACTGCTTAAAGATATTATCTACATTAATTTCGTTACAGACCCGCAAAAGGGACTGAAAGAACTTACTGAGTTTTTCCAACGTGAGTTTTCTGCTGCTTTTGCTCCACAATCTCGACGAGGTAATGACGCTACTACTATATTACTACAGAGCGCCAAGCTAAGAGAAATTCGCCTTGTAGCTCAGAAATGTATGGTACAGAAAGACTTTCTTGCTTTTCTTTTTGATGAAGATATCGATCAAGATGAAATTGGCGGCGATTCTTTAAACGAGCGTCTAATCAACCTTCTTCACCATACAAAAACACAAGGTACACTCAGAGATTTTTTGGTTTGGTTGAGTCGAGAAAAAGGTCGATGCGTTGAGCATCAGTTAAAACTGATACGAGAAGAGAACCTGATTTGA